The stretch of DNA TCTGTTCGTTGCATCGACTGAACTTTACCATATAGAGTTCTAGAGTTCTTTGTCAATTACATTCACATTGAATCAATTTAGTCGATTTTGAACGAAAAACCAGAAGCAATCAATGCTCATGGCAACAGTGCACAGACAAAGTAAAGGCAACGGGGTCATATGCTACACGTAAAATAGGAAGAACGGGGCAATCACCAAAATACTGTAATAGAATTAAGCAAACATATTGGTTTTGAACGAAAAACCAGAGGCAATCAATGCTCGTGGGAACAGTGCACAGACAAAGTAAAGGCAACAGGGTCATATGCTACGCGTTAAAAAGGAATAACGGGGCAATCACCGAAATACTGTAATAGAATTAAGCAAACGGCACAATGAAGCAATTTGCAAGTGCCTCATGGAGAACGCAAACAAACCACAGACAAAGTAAAGGCAACAGGGTCATATACTACACGTAAATTAGGAATAACGGGGCAATCACCAAAATACTGTAATAGAATTAAGCAAACGGCATAATGAAGCTATTTGCAAGCGCCTCATGGAGAACACAAACAAACCTACGACAGATTCTAAATTCAGGAACCAATTCTAAACCAGAGGCAACCAATGCTCATGGGAACAGTGCACAGACAAAGTAAAGGCAACGGGGTCATATGCTACACGTAAAATTGGAATAACGGGGCAATCACCAAAATACTGTAATAGAATTAAGCAAACGGAACAACGAATCAATTTGCGAGTGGCTCATCGAAAACTCAAACAAACCTAACTACGGCCGATTCTAAAGTCAGGATCCAATTACAGAACATTAATTAATACGATAAATAACATAGGAAAAAGAAGAATATGAATACCTTCTTCTCTTCCTTCTTTTCCTCAGCAGCCGGAgcagcaccaccaccaccaccaacagcaGCAACAGGTGCAGCACCACCGCCAGCACCGGCATTCAAGATAAGATCCTCAATATCCTTCTTCTCAAGAAGCTTAGCGAACAAGCTTGGCCAGTATGAGTCAAAGCTGATATTCGCAGCTTGCATCAGTAACCCAATCTTTTCAGCCTATTCAATCAATTAGGCAAATCACATTCCCAAATTCAAATAACATTCAATTATTCACCGTAATACGAGATTGAATATATGTGAggtatattttaattaaaacacaataacaTAAATATATGCTATAGAAACCTTTAAAATAATCAAAGagtaagagaagaagaagaaatacGTTAATGGCGATGCCGTCATCGTAAAGGGCGAGAGCGGCGTAAGTGCAACCAAGTTCTGAGGTCGACATCTTCGTTAATGGAGTTGCGGTTTTGCACTAGGGTTTTGAGAAAGTTTGATTAATGGTGTGGTGGGGTGTGGTTTTATAGGGGTTCATGTTTTCGTGAGGGTTTTTCTTTGTGTGTTTTTGGGCCATGTTGCCAAGGTATATGGCCCAGCTCACCAATCGGATTATTCaagcgtttttttttttgttggcagTTGTGACAGAAACCCGACTTACAATTTCATGGCTCATTTCGCTAGGCGATCAGCGACATAATTCAGGAGAGAGGTAAACTAGCTTCAATGTCGAATAGGATCCCTTGTGTCATATGGCGTCCGTTCTTCTGTAACAAGATTTATGGGCAATTCGTTCTAGTAATAGGGTGgcccatgaacttgctcatgtaAGGCCTTGGTCGCTTGGTAGAGGTTTCTGGGTCAGTGTACTTCCGCTAAACATTGACGAGCTTGTCTCTTTTGATCGTGATAATGATATTTAATCCCTCTTAGGGTTtcctaaataaaataaaataaaaaaaaaaaaaaaacaaatgaagaATCCCATTAGCGCTAGCTCGTCTAGTGCTTCTCGGATACCTTTAGCCTCAACCTGTAGTGCAAATTTAGACCATGAACTCGTGCCTCATTTTCGTATTATAAATGATATGGAGTAGAGTAATAGACTATTAATAGAAAGTTAAAAAAGGGGTTGTTAAATTGGATTATAATTTATAAGTGACATATATGATAGGCGGGTTTGATTAATATATTTCAGTTAGCAAAATTTGGTATGTGTGTTTTGTAATTAACGGGTGTAGTTAATTAGTGTTTTGATTAATATGTATGTCACGGAACGTGTAAGATTAAATGTTTCCTTTTTACAACCTAGCAAGTGAATATGTCCAACCTCACAAATGCAGCATTTGTGACGGACGTATCCGTCGCAAACTTGCGACATGTCAAGTATTACTTATGTcggatagataagacaaaagtatAATACTTAAGAAGTTGCAATTTGTTTTATCTTATCCACCCACATGGTTATTACTTGACTCGTCACAAGATAGACTGATTGGCCCAACCTAGCAGCATGATGTTTTTTCTATTTGGTACAATAGAGGGGTCTGCCCTAAAAATAAAACTAACTAGCCAAAAACTACTTGGGGAGTTACGACTCCAATAATGGCTTCCCGAAGGATCATAAGTAATTATGGTGAAGGAGCCTCCAAAATTAAAACATCAGTAGAAAAAACAACAGTATAAGTACCCTcctgttatgaaatattattatatggatgtccatatcttagaatatttctagaatatattatcttatggaaactatgccctcattgtatgtgtatatataccctCTCATAATGAAATAAGATACAGTTCTGTTTCTCCCATattctctaccttctctctacaattctctcctctttatttcacaacacgttatcagcacgagtctCTAACCCTAATGCTTATTTCCAATAAACAGGTGCGCTACTAATCTCTTACTCGCGTGAAACACCAATTTAATAAACGAACGTATTAATCAAAACCTTGACATATACAAAGGAGTAAATATTACATTGACACATGCTAATCAATACACCACAACATGCCACGTTAATTTATGTTCACACTTGATTAGATTATAATTTAtgttcatttattttatttttttaaaattttgtttCACATTTTTTTTAAGGAAATACGGTAGCTATTAATTTATCTTGTGTTctgatttgttttattttataaagATTAGTAGATATTTCCATATTATAACTTTGACCCGAAGTTCAAAGTTTTAAAGGTGTGTAATAatttaacaccgtctcatcaatacaatatattcatattgtataagAATAAGTGGCCAAAAGCCTTATGTAAATGATAATGGCCAGAAGTTCACATCTATGAATTTAGGAACCGTAATTGAGTTTAAAGCGGTCTTTTTGAAGGGCAAATTTATTTGTGAATTTATTCAtgttcacctgaagttgaacaatataatgaaatttggAATTTAAGATCCATTCCTTGAATTGAATGTGACATCTCATTAAGACTCTGTATGTAGCAGAGATCGAAAACATGGCATTATGATAAGCCTAATGTTGTGAGCCTTGATTGAGCCAAATTATTTTTCACTGAAAGAAAATATCTCATGAGAAGTCGTGTGTGGCTCATAGACACTGGAAATTCGATatgagaaagaaaaaaatataatatacGAATTGAAATTTTGATATACACACTATGGCCCGAAGTTCATAGTGTTGAAATTATGACCAGAAGTTTACAATTCTTACATATTTCCAAATTTCATGTAGTGCATAtattacgttttatcaatttCAATTGTTGTTTTAATGATGATTGTGCAGACAATGTAGTGTAAAATAAGTACTAATTGACACATAACTtgattaaattttattttttcttATATACTATATCGCCTAATTTTCTTATTTATGCCCATTGGTGAGTACATACACATAGCAATACTTAACGGTCTATATAAATACGAGTATATGAAATTGTTACTCCTTATTGGGTTGGTTTACTTAGGTACAGTAAATTTATACTTCATAGCATATGTTTTAAACTTTGACTATAAACAACTTAAAATTATCACTTGCGGCACTTTGATCATCTCTTACGACTCTAATGATAAGGTAAGGCCAAGATATAcagttaatagatcctacaaccagttgtacccaGTTGTATACTCTAAAATccgagctatataataaagttttcgagttttgttttaaagaagtcgagctataccataaaatttctgaattcacccacttaaacatacaaaaattaactttaagaaagctcaataaaattacacataagctcgataagatataacttggttgtatgatgttattgtaccactggaggtataatgttatttgtgcAAGATATATACTTTatgcgtgatattgtttttagatttttttttataattgttgtattcATGGATTAGGCCTATTAAATATTAAACGATAATTGGTTTGGATATATGATATAATACTCGCAAGTTTTATTTACttaaaagaaaaaaatatattttattttcaatctaATACCCAAAACGTTTTGTTCATGGAAATCTATACTTTGAATCAAATCCTCAACAGACTTGTCATCAGTTTGGTTTGTGTACTAAGTTAACCACCAAATATCTTAATTGATTCTAATGCCATGCAAGTTTACTTACCTAAAACTTCTACTTGCTTGATTCTAACTAATACTACACATTGTTTCATAAAAGacaatttaattattgtattagtattagTGGTACGTAGCATGTTAGTGTATAATAATTTTGTTCTGATAAATGATTTGTTTCTATTGTGCATCTCAATTCTCAACGTCATGCGTTAAAATATAATTTAATGTATTAAAGGTTAGTTTAATGTTATGTATTATGCATTAAACAAAATTTGTATTTGTGATCTTATATAGTGCACGCAAGAATTGTTTATGGCAATATTTTTATGGCTATATTGCTCCGGTCAAAACACTATCgtgattagttttaattaatgACCAATGTTTTCTAAAGAAATATTGATTAGTCTTGCCTATATTTATgagcacaaataggattatacatctagttgtaccataagcatggtacaaccaagtataagaattcgagcttatgtgtattctttctgagctaatttaaagttcatgtttttaatgtgtaaatggataaactcaatactttctaataaagctcatattctttaacataaagctcggatactttatcacaaagctcagattctacaccgtacaacatatacaactggttgtatagtccatgaattgatTTATGAGACACATTTTGTTGTCCTATGTCACATTATTTATGAAAGATTGTCATGGATTGTGGGAAAATtaagaaagttgacatgaaatggTTAAAATGTGACAATTACGGCCATCCGGGTTCCTATTATACCCGTATTGATAAACCTGAAGTTtatcataaaggaaaaataagTGCTGAAATACTCTCGTGTAGAGattttattaaaggcaagacacTACACTGAGATTGACTATATGATGTTAGAGATCTAAACACTACTCAATATATAAAAAGAACTTAAATGTTCATGTATGGATTGACACTATATTGTGTGACTTGTTGGAACATATTGATTCTGGAGTAGTTGTTAGTGATTAAATATCACATTTTAATATTAATGAAATCATTGATCTCTTAAATTGGGCATTGTGATTCAGCACATTAAAATCCAACTGCATAATAGGTTACTCCCTCAAATATTCTGttactagtttggatgcccgtgcgttgcaacggggtaattaacttagtaacaaaaaatggttataaggtcttaatatttacatcttatgtctaatcatttatttagatatgatcaaaagtcaaagCAACTTATTTAAGAGACACAAAAGATGTTGTACCTAAGTTCCAAGGGtgtctcatatttataatcataagactaccacatcttatgttaatttttcgatgtggaacaattctattatttttatataatcctacattatttttcaatatggtacatataacatactaagaagtacacaattttatatatgtataaattatatgaaatctttttgctaatgatatcatttttaccacgaatcaaattatgttattttcataattttcttaacgatatttttttgccaaatgaaatgtaaaagtttttatataaaaattagaaacatcacttgaatataatataggacataaatattataataattaaaatattctccactttattttttacatcaaaaaatattatttatgatactttcctaaattaatttttaagatcacccaccttatgataattttctgatgtgggacaattcaactttttatatgtagtatatttactacacctacattatttttcaatgtaggacaaataacatacgaaaaagtacaccatgttttttgcacctatttcgatatccaacccgatttaataatgagaaaatactatactatctatttatattcgtacgtttttttccatttattatcataattaaaatatgtacaaatgatatgatttaaatttcatttttttcctaacacggcttttaagatgtaattgacgaagcaataaaatgtattaacaaatgcaaaatattttccttttcttgtgcgattttgattaatggttaaaaattatgatgtgttttagttactcaaatgtaatgaggcgtaataattacctatatttgaaagttaaaaagatttaattctattatttatcaaagtaaaaagctcattattgatttgtttgtgaattcaagatctttttatgcaacacttgattgtattataattcataaattttttattttagtgcagagattatcattatatctGACACATTAGTAACCAATTTAcgtatatttagcacccattttattttttaattatgattttgtcttaaataaagttattatattatcgattgtcttaaaataaacattataatatcactaatatagtaatatataatctcTTTTATAAgtatctacgtgattaatatttgtattctATTGCTGTAACAAAGGTTTgtcgttaatacaaactcttataagaactctctaagataatatttaagcgattcaaaagattttgggttgatacccctaagtttcaaatatgactcctctttataatcatgtgatacctcacctcatgataatcttctaatgtgggacaattcaactatttatatgtagtatatttaccacacctacattatttttcaatgtgagacaaacaatatacttagaaatacactgtctttttcgcacctaattcgacatctaacccagtttaataataataagcaaatactatactatttattaatattcgtatagtacatttttttttaacttcttatcataattaaaatatgtgcaaataatatgatattatattctaatgctagcatttatttaccacgaatctaataatataatttttcaaaaaaaaaatatgttacttttttgctaaatgagatgtataagtttttatataaaattataaacatcccttggacataaaataaaaaatatatatatatcataccgTGGAGATAAttatataaactcttaagagatCTTCAAGACAATGTTTAAGAGACTCGAaaggttttgggttggtatttaggttctaT from Silene latifolia isolate original U9 population chromosome 10, ASM4854445v1, whole genome shotgun sequence encodes:
- the LOC141604937 gene encoding large ribosomal subunit protein P1-like yields the protein MSTSELGCTYAALALYDDGIAINAEKIGLLMQAANISFDSYWPSLFAKLLEKKDIEDLILNAGAGGGAAPVAAVGGGGGAAPAAEEKKEEKKEEVKEESDDEIGFSLFDD